gttgcaaaaaaagagaacatcattctgggatgtattgtcAGGACTGTGGTAAGCATGACACTTCTTGCTAATACTTCCTGCTGGTTAGGAAGCTGCATGCATTGTCCTACACAGGAATGAATGTTCTTAACTGACTCCAGCATTTCCCTTCATTGTGTCTTTTTTGTCTGGGTTTTGTTCCAGATGCTGCTGGCCAGGCTGGTAAGGTAAGTCAAACTCTCTCTGTTCGTTAATAGTCACTTTCCCCAGTCTCTATTTTTCAGCATCACAGATACCACGATCTCTGGGTTAGAAACATGCTAGAACTCATGACTCAAAGCAGGATCAGACTCTACCCTGTGCCCTAGCCAGGGGAGAGTGTATCTCTGGGGCTGAGAacctatgggtacgtctacaatGGAACAAAAGAGCCAGGGCCTGGGATGGCTGGACCGGATCAGCTGACTCAAgcttggggcttgggctgcagggctaaaaatggcTATGTAGGTGTTCGggatctgggaccctcccccctcaTGGGGTAgcaaagctcaggctccagcccaagcccgaatgtctacacagcaattgcACAGTCTGAGCCCAAGTCAGGTGACCTGAGCTAGCCAGGGGTGTCTCACTGCCGAGTAGACGTAAGCCATTTGGTCAGGGTGATGGATTCCATACGCTATTGTACGGGGCAGTCTGTGATGGGCCTAGGGGAGACACAGGGAGCAACTGAGACAGAACAGAGGTGGTGATGGTGTGACAAGAGCATGAGGAGTTTTATATTTGAGCATCAGCTGCCTGTGGAGATGCCCCTTCGCTCACACACCATATGCTGTGGTTTCAGAAACATCTGGGGAGACGTCCTCGGCTCCTCCTGGCAGTGAGAGAGGGATTGGAAAGTCAGTTAATGAGAACGTCAGTGGAGATAAGGGACAGGATTAGGTACTGTGAGCTCTCAGGGTCCTCTTGTGTTCAGAGAGTGCCCAGCCTGGCTCGGGGGAGTTGGCGTCAGGCCACTTGTGAAATGCAGACACTAACACTAATTGCAATTTTAATGTTCTTTGTAGGGTTTCTGCACTGAGTATAAGAAGCCTCCAGGAAGCTGCACTGAGGAGTACAAACCTATCTGTGGCACTGATGGGAAAACATACAGCAACAAATGCTACTTTTGCAAAGCAGTCTAGTAAGTAAGAGAATAAATGGCccattaataaaaaagaaaatacaactgTGATGTAATTCGAGCTCCTGCCTGCACCCATCTGTCTTTATCTTCTAGAGGCTGGGCTGACTTCCTCAGTTTAATTTTTAATGTCAGCAGCTCTGCTTATTTGACATAATGGGGCCTTGACAGAAGCTTTGCCCTCGTTGTCCATATGGGTTGCAGCCCTCAgttctgtgtgtctctcttttTCCCCTAGTGAAAACCTTGGAAGTCTTTGCTTTGCACAACATGGAGAATGCTGAATCCTCGGGATGCTGAATCCTATTTGCTTCTAGTTCCCACCAGCAGATCCCCGCATGGAGCCACGTTTTCATCTCATCCTCCATTTCCAAGGCTCCTGACAGCGTCACTGACTATCACTCTGCCTGTGCAATAAAGCAAACTCAGCAGAATTTGTTACCTctgtggttttttcccctttccacagggcgaggggggaggggggctctgctCTCCCGTGTCTCACACAGGCTTGCCCCAGCTTACAGACGGGAGTTAACGAGAACACAAAGTGCAGTAGCCAGTCACAGACATTAAGGGAGCCACAGACTGGTAATTATTCTATCACCTCCTGCCATGGCTTTTCCTACAAGAGAAATTAACACACAAATCCCAGACACGTGCCGTGTAGCTGACTCCCTTCCAGACCTGCGTGTTCTCCATGGAGCAGAACATGAGACCATGAGCGAAGCCCCAGTAAAAAGCCTTTGCCTGGGAGAACACGAAGGGATGGGAGGATATAGAATCAACAACCCAAACGCAGGTCACAGGGCCACTTGTCAGGGTGTAAAGGGCTTGTCCTTCTTCTTGACCGGGTGTGTGTGCGGCCATGTCGATCCACACTGGGGAGTGCGTCCTTCCCCAACAACCACCTCACACTGCCCAACCTtgtcccctccgcccccccccgaGACCCACGAGCTGCACAATCCATCTGTATCCTCAATGATG
The DNA window shown above is from Gopherus flavomarginatus isolate rGopFla2 chromosome 7, rGopFla2.mat.asm, whole genome shotgun sequence and carries:
- the LOC127054932 gene encoding ovomucoid-like, producing the protein MKITGAVLLFSLALCCFYSDAAGQAGKGFCTEYKKPPGSCTEEYKPICGTDGKTYSNKCYFCKAVYENLGSLCFAQHGEC